The following are encoded together in the Platichthys flesus chromosome 9, fPlaFle2.1, whole genome shotgun sequence genome:
- the osbpl1a gene encoding oxysterol-binding protein-related protein 1 isoform X2 — MRDSSSGFHLSHTHRTGRAEAGSMEELEPEEQFLRCARNGDLLGIQKLFMSTIMEETRININCKGKSKSNLGWTPLHLACYFGHKDVVEELLKAGADVNLPNNIGDTPLHKAAFTGRKEVVMLLLHYDACATVINGTAQIPKDVTQNAEIRGMLEAAERTEERKLEEKLLDAAREGDLTTLTQLLSRKKPPDINCTDLLGNTPLHCAAYRGQRQCALKLLKNGAGPTTRNKKGQTVFDLASDTAMKQVLKSSVLRGMTRHVKKYEGLLWKSSRFFGWRSYWVVLQDGVLSWYSKQSDAASNVRRQGCKALTHAHCLIRDKDNCFFTLKCFDDSVHHFKVSPKNDPEATRKAWLDALEEHSAYSTHYCSQEQGSEEEEEDEQVISLGALTDSLQAAESSQKRLEKEVAAFLSMVKNEALAESFPLAVLQKMQEICELSSETSSSFSVCLSLYSRQEGVRSVKLEHEVEKNKILSEALQTLATEHHELEQSVVNGSLPRSALSEDEFHDAVSESDSEISLSGFETVASRSFDEDEEEDEGSVMLSSPCGSPTIMLQEDHHSDKDETQPNGITKYRTSLPAPMFSRNDFSIWSILRNCIGMELSKITMPVIFNEPLSFLQRLTEYMEHTYLIHQANAASDSIERMKCVASFAVSAVASQWERTGKPFNPLLGETYELVREDLGFRLISEQVSHHPPVSAFHAEGLKQDFVFHGSIYPKLKFWGKSVEAEPRGIITLELPNHNEAYTWTNPTCCVHNIIVGQLWIEQYGNVEVINHRTGERCFLNFKPCGLFGKELHKVEGYIVDKSKKKLCALYGKWTECLYVVDPAALKNDKKGAEEKKGSKAGCSEEQEETPSHATDTVEVIPGSQLLWRIAPRPTNSVQMYSFTTFAMQLNELRKEMEGVIPQTDCRLRPDVRAMENGDIDVASGEKKRLEEKQRSARKSRSQSDEEWKTRWFQQGQNPHISSQDWLFSGGYWDRKYSQLPDIY, encoded by the exons ATGAGAGACAGCTCCTCTGGATtccacctctcacacacacacagaactggaCGAGCTGAagca gggtccatggaggagctggagcctgAGGAGCAGTTCCTGCGCTGTGCCCGTAATGGAGACTTGCTGGGGATTCAGAAGCTCTTCATGTCCACGATCATGGAGGAGACGCGGATCAACATCAACTGCAAAG GTAAGAGTAAGTCCAACCTGGGATGGACGCCTCTTCACCTGGCTTGTTACTTCGGACACAAAGATGTAGTGGAGGAACTGCTTAAG GCGGGGGCCGATGTTAACTTGCCCAATAATATCGGAGACACGCCACTGCACAAAGCCGCCTTCACAGGAAGAAAG GAGGTtgtcatgctgctgctgcactatGATGCATGCGCTACTGTCATCAATGGGACAGCACAGATTCCCAAAGATGTCACCCAGAATGCAGAGATCCGAGGCATGTTGGAAG CGGCTGAGCGAACAGAAGAGAGGAAACTGGAGGAGAAACTTTTGGATGCTGCACGAGAAGGAGACCTGACCACTCTAACTCAGCTG CTCAGCAGGAAGAAGCCTCCGGACATCAACTGCACCGATCTGCTGGGTAACACGCCGCTGCACTGTGCAGCCTATCGAGGCCAGAGGCAGTGCGCCCTGAAGCTGCTCAAGAACGGAGCTGGGCCCACCACCAGGAACAAGAAAG GCCAGACAGTGTTTGACCTGGCCAGCGATACAGCAATGAAACAGGTCCTCAAGAGCAGTGTCCTTCGA GGCATGACCCGCCATGTGAAGAAATACGAAGGACTCCTGTGGAAG agctCCAGGTTTTTTGGCTGGCGCTCCTACTGGGTCGTCCTTCAGGACGGCGTTTTGTCCTGGTACTCGAAACA GTCAGACGCAGCTTCTAACGTCAGAAGGCAAGGCTGTAAGGCCCTCACACACGCCCACTGTTTG atcagagacaaagacaactGCTTCTTTACCCTCAAGTGCTTCGATGACAGCGTGCATCACTTCAAGGTGTCGCCTAAAAACGACCCAGAGGCAACGAGAAAA GCCTGGCTGGATGCACTGGAGGAGCACTCGGCTTACAGCACCCACTACTGCTCCCAGGAGCAgggcagcgaggaggaggaggaggacgagcaaGTGATCTCACTCGGAGCGTTAACAGACTCACTACAG GCAGCAGAGAGCAGCCAGAAGAggctggagaaggaggtggcagCTTTCCTGTCCATGGTGAAAAATGAGGCGCTGGCAGAAA GCTTTCCACTTGCTGTTCTGCAGAAAATGCAAGAAATCTGTGAGTTGTCCAGTGAGACCAGTTCCAGTTTCAGCGTGTGTCTCAGCCTCTACTCCAGACAGGAAGGA GTGCGCAGTGTGAAATTGGAGCATGAGGTGGAGAAGAATAAGATCCTGTCTGAAGCGCTGCAGACTCTGGCCACGGAGCACCACGAACTTGAGCAATCCGTCGTCAACGGATCTTTGCCACGGAGTGCCCTCAGCGAGGATGAGTTCCACGACGCCGTGTCTG AATCAGACTCGGAGATCTCCCTGAGCGGCTTCGAGACGGTGGCCAGTCGTTCCTTTGacgaggacgaagaggaggacgaaGGCTCTGTCATGTTGAGCAGCCCGTGCGGCAGCCCCACCATCATGTTGCAGGAGGATCACCATAGCGACAAAGACGAGACTCAGCCCAATGGGATCACAAAGTACAG GACCAGCTTACCTGCACCAATGTTTTCAAGAAATGACTTCAGCATTTGGAGTATTCTGAGGAACTGCATTGGAATG GAACTCTCCAAGATCACAATGCCGGTGATTTTCAACGAGCCGCTCAGCTTTCTGCAGCGTCTGACAGAGTACATGGAGCACACGTACCTCATCCACCAGGCCAACGCCGCCTCAGACTCGATTGAGAGGATGAAG TGTGTGGCTTCCTTTGCAGTGTCCGCTGTGGCCTCCCAGTGGGAGCGGACAGGTAAACCTTTCAACCCCTTGCTGGGAGAAACGTATGAACTGGTCAG AGAGGATCTGGGCTTCAGGCTCATTTCGGAGCAGGTCAGCCACCACCCACCGGTCAGTGCCTTCCACGCTGAGGGTCTGAAACAAGACTTTGTGTTTCATGGATCCATCTACCCCAAACTCAAGTTCTGGGGGAAGAGTGTGGAAGCTGAGCCCAGAGGGATCATCACGCTGGAGCTGCCCAA TCACAATGAAGCCTACACATGGACAAATCCTACATGTTGTGTTCACAACATCATTGTGGGTCAGCTGTGGATCGAGCAGTACGGGAACGTAGAGGTGATCAACCACAG AACTGGAGAAAGGTGCTTCTTGAATTTCAAACCATGTGGCCTTTTCGGCAAAGAACTGCACAAGGTTGAAGGATATATTGTGGATAAAAG caaAAAGAAGCTCTGTGCTCTCTATGGAAAATGGACAGAGTGTCTGTACGTTGTCGACCCGGCTGCCTTGAAAAATGACAAGAAGGGGGCGGAGGAGAAAAAAGGCAGCAAAGCG GGTtgcagtgaggagcaggaggagactcCTTCACATGCTACAGACACTGTGGAAGTGATTCCTGGCAGCCAGCTGCTGTGGAGAATCGCACCCAGACCAACTAACTCTGTCCAG ATGTACAGCTTTACGACCTTCGCCATGCAGCTGAATGAGCTGCGTAAGGAGATGGAGGGAGTCATTCCTCAGACAGACTGCAGGCTCAGACCGGACGTACGAGCCATGGAGAACGGTGACATCG ATGTCGCCAGtggggagaagaagaggctcGAGGAAAAACAGAGATCTGCTCGTAAAAGCAGATCTCAGTCTGACGAGGAGTGGAAAACAAG gtgGTTTCAACAAGGTCAAAACCCTCACATCAGCTCCCAGGACTGGCTCTTTTCTGGTGGATACTGGGACAGGAAATACAGCCAGCTCCCAGACATATACTAA
- the osbpl1a gene encoding oxysterol-binding protein-related protein 1 isoform X1 encodes MRDSSSGFHLSHTHRTGRAEAGSMEELEPEEQFLRCARNGDLLGIQKLFMSTIMEETRININCKGKSKSNLGWTPLHLACYFGHKDVVEELLKAGADVNLPNNIGDTPLHKAAFTGRKEVVMLLLHYDACATVINGTAQIPKDVTQNAEIRGMLEAAERTEERKLEEKLLDAAREGDLTTLTQLLSRKKPPDINCTDLLGNTPLHCAAYRGQRQCALKLLKNGAGPTTRNKKGQTVFDLASDTAMKQVLKSSVLRGMTRHVKKYEGLLWKSSRFFGWRSYWVVLQDGVLSWYSKQSDAASNVRRQGCKALTHAHCLIRDKDNCFFTLKCFDDSVHHFKVSPKNDPEATRKAWLDALEEHSAYSTHYCSQEQGSEEEEEDEQVISLGALTDSLQAAESSQKRLEKEVAAFLSMVKNEALAESFPLAVLQKMQEICELSSETSSSFSVCLSLYSRQEGVRSVKLEHEVEKNKILSEALQTLATEHHELEQSVVNGSLPRSALSEDEFHDAVSESDSEISLSGFETVASRSFDEDEEEDEGSVMLSSPCGSPTIMLQEDHHSDKDETQPNGITKYRTSLPAPMFSRNDFSIWSILRNCIGMELSKITMPVIFNEPLSFLQRLTEYMEHTYLIHQANAASDSIERMKCVASFAVSAVASQWERTGKPFNPLLGETYELVREDLGFRLISEQVSHHPPVSAFHAEGLKQDFVFHGSIYPKLKFWGKSVEAEPRGIITLELPNHNEAYTWTNPTCCVHNIIVGQLWIEQYGNVEVINHRTGERCFLNFKPCGLFGKELHKVEGYIVDKSKKKLCALYGKWTECLYVVDPAALKNDKKGAEEKKGSKAGCSEEQEETPSHATDTVEVIPGSQLLWRIAPRPTNSVQMYSFTTFAMQLNELRKEMEGVIPQTDCRLRPDVRAMENGDIDVASGEKKRLEEKQRSARKSRSQSDEEWKTRSPALGPRWFQQGQNPHISSQDWLFSGGYWDRKYSQLPDIY; translated from the exons ATGAGAGACAGCTCCTCTGGATtccacctctcacacacacacagaactggaCGAGCTGAagca gggtccatggaggagctggagcctgAGGAGCAGTTCCTGCGCTGTGCCCGTAATGGAGACTTGCTGGGGATTCAGAAGCTCTTCATGTCCACGATCATGGAGGAGACGCGGATCAACATCAACTGCAAAG GTAAGAGTAAGTCCAACCTGGGATGGACGCCTCTTCACCTGGCTTGTTACTTCGGACACAAAGATGTAGTGGAGGAACTGCTTAAG GCGGGGGCCGATGTTAACTTGCCCAATAATATCGGAGACACGCCACTGCACAAAGCCGCCTTCACAGGAAGAAAG GAGGTtgtcatgctgctgctgcactatGATGCATGCGCTACTGTCATCAATGGGACAGCACAGATTCCCAAAGATGTCACCCAGAATGCAGAGATCCGAGGCATGTTGGAAG CGGCTGAGCGAACAGAAGAGAGGAAACTGGAGGAGAAACTTTTGGATGCTGCACGAGAAGGAGACCTGACCACTCTAACTCAGCTG CTCAGCAGGAAGAAGCCTCCGGACATCAACTGCACCGATCTGCTGGGTAACACGCCGCTGCACTGTGCAGCCTATCGAGGCCAGAGGCAGTGCGCCCTGAAGCTGCTCAAGAACGGAGCTGGGCCCACCACCAGGAACAAGAAAG GCCAGACAGTGTTTGACCTGGCCAGCGATACAGCAATGAAACAGGTCCTCAAGAGCAGTGTCCTTCGA GGCATGACCCGCCATGTGAAGAAATACGAAGGACTCCTGTGGAAG agctCCAGGTTTTTTGGCTGGCGCTCCTACTGGGTCGTCCTTCAGGACGGCGTTTTGTCCTGGTACTCGAAACA GTCAGACGCAGCTTCTAACGTCAGAAGGCAAGGCTGTAAGGCCCTCACACACGCCCACTGTTTG atcagagacaaagacaactGCTTCTTTACCCTCAAGTGCTTCGATGACAGCGTGCATCACTTCAAGGTGTCGCCTAAAAACGACCCAGAGGCAACGAGAAAA GCCTGGCTGGATGCACTGGAGGAGCACTCGGCTTACAGCACCCACTACTGCTCCCAGGAGCAgggcagcgaggaggaggaggaggacgagcaaGTGATCTCACTCGGAGCGTTAACAGACTCACTACAG GCAGCAGAGAGCAGCCAGAAGAggctggagaaggaggtggcagCTTTCCTGTCCATGGTGAAAAATGAGGCGCTGGCAGAAA GCTTTCCACTTGCTGTTCTGCAGAAAATGCAAGAAATCTGTGAGTTGTCCAGTGAGACCAGTTCCAGTTTCAGCGTGTGTCTCAGCCTCTACTCCAGACAGGAAGGA GTGCGCAGTGTGAAATTGGAGCATGAGGTGGAGAAGAATAAGATCCTGTCTGAAGCGCTGCAGACTCTGGCCACGGAGCACCACGAACTTGAGCAATCCGTCGTCAACGGATCTTTGCCACGGAGTGCCCTCAGCGAGGATGAGTTCCACGACGCCGTGTCTG AATCAGACTCGGAGATCTCCCTGAGCGGCTTCGAGACGGTGGCCAGTCGTTCCTTTGacgaggacgaagaggaggacgaaGGCTCTGTCATGTTGAGCAGCCCGTGCGGCAGCCCCACCATCATGTTGCAGGAGGATCACCATAGCGACAAAGACGAGACTCAGCCCAATGGGATCACAAAGTACAG GACCAGCTTACCTGCACCAATGTTTTCAAGAAATGACTTCAGCATTTGGAGTATTCTGAGGAACTGCATTGGAATG GAACTCTCCAAGATCACAATGCCGGTGATTTTCAACGAGCCGCTCAGCTTTCTGCAGCGTCTGACAGAGTACATGGAGCACACGTACCTCATCCACCAGGCCAACGCCGCCTCAGACTCGATTGAGAGGATGAAG TGTGTGGCTTCCTTTGCAGTGTCCGCTGTGGCCTCCCAGTGGGAGCGGACAGGTAAACCTTTCAACCCCTTGCTGGGAGAAACGTATGAACTGGTCAG AGAGGATCTGGGCTTCAGGCTCATTTCGGAGCAGGTCAGCCACCACCCACCGGTCAGTGCCTTCCACGCTGAGGGTCTGAAACAAGACTTTGTGTTTCATGGATCCATCTACCCCAAACTCAAGTTCTGGGGGAAGAGTGTGGAAGCTGAGCCCAGAGGGATCATCACGCTGGAGCTGCCCAA TCACAATGAAGCCTACACATGGACAAATCCTACATGTTGTGTTCACAACATCATTGTGGGTCAGCTGTGGATCGAGCAGTACGGGAACGTAGAGGTGATCAACCACAG AACTGGAGAAAGGTGCTTCTTGAATTTCAAACCATGTGGCCTTTTCGGCAAAGAACTGCACAAGGTTGAAGGATATATTGTGGATAAAAG caaAAAGAAGCTCTGTGCTCTCTATGGAAAATGGACAGAGTGTCTGTACGTTGTCGACCCGGCTGCCTTGAAAAATGACAAGAAGGGGGCGGAGGAGAAAAAAGGCAGCAAAGCG GGTtgcagtgaggagcaggaggagactcCTTCACATGCTACAGACACTGTGGAAGTGATTCCTGGCAGCCAGCTGCTGTGGAGAATCGCACCCAGACCAACTAACTCTGTCCAG ATGTACAGCTTTACGACCTTCGCCATGCAGCTGAATGAGCTGCGTAAGGAGATGGAGGGAGTCATTCCTCAGACAGACTGCAGGCTCAGACCGGACGTACGAGCCATGGAGAACGGTGACATCG ATGTCGCCAGtggggagaagaagaggctcGAGGAAAAACAGAGATCTGCTCGTAAAAGCAGATCTCAGTCTGACGAGGAGTGGAAAACAAG GAGTCCTGCCCTGGGCCCAAG gtgGTTTCAACAAGGTCAAAACCCTCACATCAGCTCCCAGGACTGGCTCTTTTCTGGTGGATACTGGGACAGGAAATACAGCCAGCTCCCAGACATATACTAA
- the osbpl1a gene encoding oxysterol-binding protein-related protein 1 isoform X3: MLEAAERTEERKLEEKLLDAAREGDLTTLTQLLSRKKPPDINCTDLLGNTPLHCAAYRGQRQCALKLLKNGAGPTTRNKKGQTVFDLASDTAMKQVLKSSVLRGMTRHVKKYEGLLWKSSRFFGWRSYWVVLQDGVLSWYSKQSDAASNVRRQGCKALTHAHCLIRDKDNCFFTLKCFDDSVHHFKVSPKNDPEATRKAWLDALEEHSAYSTHYCSQEQGSEEEEEDEQVISLGALTDSLQAAESSQKRLEKEVAAFLSMVKNEALAESFPLAVLQKMQEICELSSETSSSFSVCLSLYSRQEGVRSVKLEHEVEKNKILSEALQTLATEHHELEQSVVNGSLPRSALSEDEFHDAVSESDSEISLSGFETVASRSFDEDEEEDEGSVMLSSPCGSPTIMLQEDHHSDKDETQPNGITKYRTSLPAPMFSRNDFSIWSILRNCIGMELSKITMPVIFNEPLSFLQRLTEYMEHTYLIHQANAASDSIERMKCVASFAVSAVASQWERTGKPFNPLLGETYELVREDLGFRLISEQVSHHPPVSAFHAEGLKQDFVFHGSIYPKLKFWGKSVEAEPRGIITLELPNHNEAYTWTNPTCCVHNIIVGQLWIEQYGNVEVINHRTGERCFLNFKPCGLFGKELHKVEGYIVDKSKKKLCALYGKWTECLYVVDPAALKNDKKGAEEKKGSKAGCSEEQEETPSHATDTVEVIPGSQLLWRIAPRPTNSVQMYSFTTFAMQLNELRKEMEGVIPQTDCRLRPDVRAMENGDIDVASGEKKRLEEKQRSARKSRSQSDEEWKTRSPALGPRWFQQGQNPHISSQDWLFSGGYWDRKYSQLPDIY, translated from the exons ATGTTGGAAG CGGCTGAGCGAACAGAAGAGAGGAAACTGGAGGAGAAACTTTTGGATGCTGCACGAGAAGGAGACCTGACCACTCTAACTCAGCTG CTCAGCAGGAAGAAGCCTCCGGACATCAACTGCACCGATCTGCTGGGTAACACGCCGCTGCACTGTGCAGCCTATCGAGGCCAGAGGCAGTGCGCCCTGAAGCTGCTCAAGAACGGAGCTGGGCCCACCACCAGGAACAAGAAAG GCCAGACAGTGTTTGACCTGGCCAGCGATACAGCAATGAAACAGGTCCTCAAGAGCAGTGTCCTTCGA GGCATGACCCGCCATGTGAAGAAATACGAAGGACTCCTGTGGAAG agctCCAGGTTTTTTGGCTGGCGCTCCTACTGGGTCGTCCTTCAGGACGGCGTTTTGTCCTGGTACTCGAAACA GTCAGACGCAGCTTCTAACGTCAGAAGGCAAGGCTGTAAGGCCCTCACACACGCCCACTGTTTG atcagagacaaagacaactGCTTCTTTACCCTCAAGTGCTTCGATGACAGCGTGCATCACTTCAAGGTGTCGCCTAAAAACGACCCAGAGGCAACGAGAAAA GCCTGGCTGGATGCACTGGAGGAGCACTCGGCTTACAGCACCCACTACTGCTCCCAGGAGCAgggcagcgaggaggaggaggaggacgagcaaGTGATCTCACTCGGAGCGTTAACAGACTCACTACAG GCAGCAGAGAGCAGCCAGAAGAggctggagaaggaggtggcagCTTTCCTGTCCATGGTGAAAAATGAGGCGCTGGCAGAAA GCTTTCCACTTGCTGTTCTGCAGAAAATGCAAGAAATCTGTGAGTTGTCCAGTGAGACCAGTTCCAGTTTCAGCGTGTGTCTCAGCCTCTACTCCAGACAGGAAGGA GTGCGCAGTGTGAAATTGGAGCATGAGGTGGAGAAGAATAAGATCCTGTCTGAAGCGCTGCAGACTCTGGCCACGGAGCACCACGAACTTGAGCAATCCGTCGTCAACGGATCTTTGCCACGGAGTGCCCTCAGCGAGGATGAGTTCCACGACGCCGTGTCTG AATCAGACTCGGAGATCTCCCTGAGCGGCTTCGAGACGGTGGCCAGTCGTTCCTTTGacgaggacgaagaggaggacgaaGGCTCTGTCATGTTGAGCAGCCCGTGCGGCAGCCCCACCATCATGTTGCAGGAGGATCACCATAGCGACAAAGACGAGACTCAGCCCAATGGGATCACAAAGTACAG GACCAGCTTACCTGCACCAATGTTTTCAAGAAATGACTTCAGCATTTGGAGTATTCTGAGGAACTGCATTGGAATG GAACTCTCCAAGATCACAATGCCGGTGATTTTCAACGAGCCGCTCAGCTTTCTGCAGCGTCTGACAGAGTACATGGAGCACACGTACCTCATCCACCAGGCCAACGCCGCCTCAGACTCGATTGAGAGGATGAAG TGTGTGGCTTCCTTTGCAGTGTCCGCTGTGGCCTCCCAGTGGGAGCGGACAGGTAAACCTTTCAACCCCTTGCTGGGAGAAACGTATGAACTGGTCAG AGAGGATCTGGGCTTCAGGCTCATTTCGGAGCAGGTCAGCCACCACCCACCGGTCAGTGCCTTCCACGCTGAGGGTCTGAAACAAGACTTTGTGTTTCATGGATCCATCTACCCCAAACTCAAGTTCTGGGGGAAGAGTGTGGAAGCTGAGCCCAGAGGGATCATCACGCTGGAGCTGCCCAA TCACAATGAAGCCTACACATGGACAAATCCTACATGTTGTGTTCACAACATCATTGTGGGTCAGCTGTGGATCGAGCAGTACGGGAACGTAGAGGTGATCAACCACAG AACTGGAGAAAGGTGCTTCTTGAATTTCAAACCATGTGGCCTTTTCGGCAAAGAACTGCACAAGGTTGAAGGATATATTGTGGATAAAAG caaAAAGAAGCTCTGTGCTCTCTATGGAAAATGGACAGAGTGTCTGTACGTTGTCGACCCGGCTGCCTTGAAAAATGACAAGAAGGGGGCGGAGGAGAAAAAAGGCAGCAAAGCG GGTtgcagtgaggagcaggaggagactcCTTCACATGCTACAGACACTGTGGAAGTGATTCCTGGCAGCCAGCTGCTGTGGAGAATCGCACCCAGACCAACTAACTCTGTCCAG ATGTACAGCTTTACGACCTTCGCCATGCAGCTGAATGAGCTGCGTAAGGAGATGGAGGGAGTCATTCCTCAGACAGACTGCAGGCTCAGACCGGACGTACGAGCCATGGAGAACGGTGACATCG ATGTCGCCAGtggggagaagaagaggctcGAGGAAAAACAGAGATCTGCTCGTAAAAGCAGATCTCAGTCTGACGAGGAGTGGAAAACAAG GAGTCCTGCCCTGGGCCCAAG gtgGTTTCAACAAGGTCAAAACCCTCACATCAGCTCCCAGGACTGGCTCTTTTCTGGTGGATACTGGGACAGGAAATACAGCCAGCTCCCAGACATATACTAA